DNA from Helicobacter pylori:
TTATTTTTGCGCTTGTTCAGTCATTTATACTAGCTTAGAAGAGAAAAAAGTCCGCTATATCAGTTACCTTAAAAAAGAACTCGCCCTTTTAAAAAACACGATGGACACCAACCGAGAAGTGGCGCAATTCCACTATGGCGGTGGCACGCCGACCTTTTTTTCGCCCATTCAATTAGATGAGATCACGCAAAGCATTCAAGAAGTTTTCCCCAATTTCAGTCAAGATATTGAAATGAGTTGTGAGATTGATCCTAGGCATTTCACTAAAGAACACATGCAAACCTTGTTTGATAGGGGGTTTAACCGCTTGAGTTTTGGGGTTCAGGATTTTGATTTGGAAGTCCAAAAAGCCATTCACCGGATCCAGCCTTTTGAAATGGTTCAAGAATCCGTGAAACTCGCCAGAGATTACGGCATCAAATCCATTAATTTTGATTTGATTTATGGCTTACCCAATCAGACTAAAGGGGGTTTTTTAAAAACTTTGGAATGGGTTTTGAAACTGGATCCGGACCGATTAGCGGTGTTCAATTACGCGCATGTGCCTTGGGTGAAAAAAACGATGCGTAAAATTGATGAAACCTTATTGCCAAGCCCTAGAGACAAACTAGAGATTTTAGAAGCTCTCATTAGTTTTTTAGAAAAAGCCAACTACCAAATGATAGGCATGGATCATTTCGCTAAAAGCGATAATGAATTGTATTTAGCCCTTCAAAAAGCGGAATTGCGCCGTAATTTTCAAGGCTATACCACGAAAAAATTCACCCAAACCATTGGCATTGGCGTTACGAGCATTGGCGAAGGGAGCGATTATTACACGCAAAATTATAAGGATTTGCACCATTATGAAAAAGCCCTTGATTTGGGGCATTTACCGGTAGAAAGGGGTGTATCGCTCAGTCAAGAAGATGTTTTAAGAAAAGAAGTGATCATGCAGATGATGAGCAATTTAAAATTGGATTACTCTAAGATCGAAGAAAAATTTTCTATTGATTTTAAAGCGCATTTTAAAAAAGAATTAGAAAAATTAAAGCCTTATGAAGAAGCGGGCTTGCTTTCTTTCAACCCTAAAGGCTTTGAGATGACAAGAACAGGGGGCATGCTCGTAAGAAACATGGCCATGGAGTTTGACGCGTATTTGCGTGGGGGCGAAAAACATTTCAGTAAAACGCTATGAATGAAAATGTTAATGAAAATATTTTTGAAGAAGTAGGGGACGCTTGCGTTAAGTGCGCTAAATGCGTGCCAGGTTGCACCATATACCGCATTCATAAAGACGAGGCGACTTCGCCTAGGGGCTTTTTAGATTTGATGCGCCTAAACGCTCAAAACAAGCTCCAATTAGACGCAAATTTAAAACACCTTTTAGAAACTTGTTTTTTATGCACCGCTTGCGTTGAAACCTGCCCCTTTCATTTGCCCATAGACACCTTAATAGAAAAAGCCAGAGAAAAAATCGCTCAAAAGCATGGCATCGCTTGGTATAAAAAATCCTATTTTTCCCTTTTAAAAAACCGCAAAAAAATGGATAGGGTGTTTTCGGTAGCGCATTTTTTAGCCCCTTGCGTTTTCAAGCAAGTGGGGGATAGTTTAGAGCCTAGGGTGGTGTTTAAAGGCTTGTTCAAACGCTTCAACAAAAGCGCTCTGCCTCCCTTAAATCAAAGAAGTTTTTTACAAAAGCATGCAGGAATAAAGCCTTTAGAAAAACCCATTCAAAAAGTGGCGATTTTTATAGGGTGCTTGAGCAATTACCATTACCAGCAAGTGGGGGAAAGCTTGTTGTATATTTTAGAAAAACTCAACATTCAAGCGATCATCCCTAAGCAAGAATGCTGCTCAGCCCCTGCGTATTTTACCGGCGATAAAGACACCACGCTTTTTTTAGTGAAAAAAAACATAGAATGGTTTGAAAGCTATTTAGATGAAGTGGATGCGATCATTGTGCCTGAAGCCACATGCGCTAGCATGCTTATTAATGATTATTACAAGGTGTTTTTAGGCGAAACAGATAAGGATTTGTATGTGAAGCGCTTGGAAAAGATCACGCCTAAAATCTATCTGGCGAGCGTGTTTTTAGAGAAACACACCCCTTTAAAAAGTCTTTTAGAAAAAATCCCTAAGGGGAAAAAAGAGACTATCACTTATCATAACCCTTGCCATGCCAAAAAAACCCTAAACGCTCACAAAGAAGTGCGAAGCTTGCTCAATCCGCATTATGAAATTA
Protein-coding regions in this window:
- the hemN gene encoding oxygen-independent coproporphyrinogen III oxidase — encoded protein: MQTIDFEKFSQYSKPGPRYTSYPTAVEFNENFNEESLKTAFFNHDNLKNPMPLSLYTHLPFCRSACYFCACSVIYTSLEEKKVRYISYLKKELALLKNTMDTNREVAQFHYGGGTPTFFSPIQLDEITQSIQEVFPNFSQDIEMSCEIDPRHFTKEHMQTLFDRGFNRLSFGVQDFDLEVQKAIHRIQPFEMVQESVKLARDYGIKSINFDLIYGLPNQTKGGFLKTLEWVLKLDPDRLAVFNYAHVPWVKKTMRKIDETLLPSPRDKLEILEALISFLEKANYQMIGMDHFAKSDNELYLALQKAELRRNFQGYTTKKFTQTIGIGVTSIGEGSDYYTQNYKDLHHYEKALDLGHLPVERGVSLSQEDVLRKEVIMQMMSNLKLDYSKIEEKFSIDFKAHFKKELEKLKPYEEAGLLSFNPKGFEMTRTGGMLVRNMAMEFDAYLRGGEKHFSKTL
- a CDS encoding (Fe-S)-binding protein translates to MNENVNENIFEEVGDACVKCAKCVPGCTIYRIHKDEATSPRGFLDLMRLNAQNKLQLDANLKHLLETCFLCTACVETCPFHLPIDTLIEKAREKIAQKHGIAWYKKSYFSLLKNRKKMDRVFSVAHFLAPCVFKQVGDSLEPRVVFKGLFKRFNKSALPPLNQRSFLQKHAGIKPLEKPIQKVAIFIGCLSNYHYQQVGESLLYILEKLNIQAIIPKQECCSAPAYFTGDKDTTLFLVKKNIEWFESYLDEVDAIIVPEATCASMLINDYYKVFLGETDKDLYVKRLEKITPKIYLASVFLEKHTPLKSLLEKIPKGKKETITYHNPCHAKKTLNAHKEVRSLLNPHYEIKEIPDNCCGFGGITMQTEKAGFSLKVGLLRAKEIINTQARILSAECGACHMQLNNALKSLDDPNTPSFSHPLELIAKALKSAE